tatGCAAATAAGCAACGTTCTcagcaaaaataaataaaaagagatttAAAAGGTAAAAGAAACGCCTTTTTATCTTAAAATTAAGGAATTTTTCTCATGGAGCGAACTTTGTCTTCATAAGCGGAGCGTGTCTTGGCCAAGAATTCTTGGCGCTCAACAAATCCGTCTTTATTGGCGATACGTAGCTCATCTTGGATGTCTTGCTCTTTTACAAAATCAGACCAGTTTTGCTGAGCTTGCTCCAAAGTGTTTGGCTTTGACTTCTTCGCAGCTTGCTTGGCCTGAACTTTGGCAAGAGGTGATTCGCGTCGCTTTCTCACCAGTGGTTTCTTAACAGGAGGCTTTTCAAGAAAGTTTTCAGGCTCTTTTGAAGATACTTGTTTCGTCTGCTCCGCTGAGCCGTCTTTctcgtttgtttttgtggCGGACTCTGCTGGTGCCGGAGCAGCTTCGAAAGGTTTTTCTACAGGTTTCTCCtcattctctttcttcttttcttctaaattATCTCTATCTCTTTGATTTGATGATTCGGCTTGTTCTGGCTTGTGATCATCTAAAGTCTTGCTTTGCTCTGCTTCTCCTTCGTTTTCTCCTTCCACCTCTTCTTCACCGCTTTCTGCATCAGAAAACGACGATTCTGAACTTGAAGCTTCCTGCGGAACAAATTCCgtgtcttcttcttctaattcGGTATCGATTTGAATCAATTTCTCGGTCATTGTACTTGAATGGAGCAGGAAAACGAACGCTTGTCCCTCAACACTTTGGCTCGTATTTTGACCCTATATTTCAATTCTGAAAAGGGTACAAAAATTACACCAAGTGCTTTGGAACTCATAACACAATATATTAGAATTTATACGAAAGAAGCTGTTTGGTGAGTTACTTAGTATGCTTCTCATGGATGCCCTTCTAACAAGAAATTTAGCCGTGCGTACGAGGAAAAAAAGCGTTCTTCGATTACTATGAgtgatgaagatgatatAATTCTCGAAATGgaggatttggaaaatggaATCGCTGCTCAACTGGCTTTGGATTTTAGTTGAAGGAGGTTGAAGCGTGAAGAATCTATTTACTCTATCATGAAATACAAcactttttgttcataatGCCTCTCTCTTTACGGTCATCACGACTGTTGCTATCCTCATTTTTCTATGTTGATCATAATCTAAGTACGATATCTGTCATAGAATGACAAATCTTAAGCAACCGTCTTTATTTTAgattgttcttttctttcttttggacTCTTCTCCTTGTCGTTGAAGGGGATGTTTGGTCAAGGAGCTTTCAAAtcatttttgctttacaAGCAACACATTTGGGCTTTCATCTtatatgtttttttatttatctttgCAAATTTACTATATACTATTCTTCTGATCCATTGCCTTTCCCTGTTGCAAACTGGTCTTACATACGATTTTATATGAGACTCTTAATGCGAATTTGTTACTACGAAGCAGCACTTAATATTAGTTTGCATATACAGATTTACAGATTATTTTTGTACTATAGATTGGTGGCTTGATATTCCAGTGG
The nucleotide sequence above comes from Schizosaccharomyces osmophilus chromosome 3, complete sequence. Encoded proteins:
- the mhf2 gene encoding CENP-X-like protein; this encodes MEQENERLSLNTLARILTLYFNSEKGTKITPSALELITQYIRIYTKEAVCRAYEEKKRSSITMSDEDDIILEMEDLENGIAAQLALDFS
- the swc5 gene encoding Swr1 complex subunit Swc5; amino-acid sequence: MTEKLIQIDTELEEEDTEFVPQEASSSESSFSDAESGEEEVEGENEGEAEQSKTLDDHKPEQAESSNQRDRDNLEEKKKENEEKPVEKPFEAAPAPAESATKTNEKDGSAEQTKQVSSKEPENFLEKPPVKKPLVRKRRESPLAKVQAKQAAKKSKPNTLEQAQQNWSDFVKEQDIQDELRIANKDGFVERQEFLAKTRSAYEDKVRSMRKIP